One window of the Colletotrichum destructivum chromosome 4, complete sequence genome contains the following:
- a CDS encoding Putative SLC26A/SulP transporter, STAS domain, sulfate anion transporter, STAS domain superfamily, translated as MPSNVGRTLAKGLGIDVDARYRNEPTEVVQSAAASFQSVEQYEEREPTVAEFLHAHRPTVHGAVAYLKSLFPFWSWIFHYNATWLLGDVIAGVTVGFVVIPQGMAYALLAQLTPEYGLYTSFVGFILYWAFATSKDITIGTVAVMSQLVGNIVLRVQDSHPQYGGPQIAQALAVISGAVLLFIGLVRLGWIVEFIPLVAITSFMTGAAVSIAAGQIPALLGLQGVNTRNPTYEVIIDLLKALPTARIDAAMGLSALFLLYAIRSFCSVMSNRQPHRKKFWFFMSTLRMAFVILLYVLISWLVNRHVNWNAKKAKFKILGKVPSGFQHTGAPNIDTELLSAIAPDLPVTIIVLIIEHIAISKSFGRVNNYVINPSQELVAVGFTNLFGPFLGAYPATGSFSRTAIKSKAGVRTPLAGIFTAVIVLLALYALTSVFFYIPMATLAGLIIHAVGDLITPPKVVYQFWEVSPLEVFIFFAGVLLTIFTNIENGIYLTMCASAALLLVRLAKAKGHFLGRVRVYRATKDTTGKGVPFNDQGEAIEIPSREAYVPLAKDDGTNPNIDVQSPYPGVFVYRFGEGFNYTNQAHYMDGLVAYVQKHARRTILDRYEKLGDRPWNDPGPRRGAKIDMDDNRPIVRAIILDCSAVNNIDVTSIQGLIDVRNQLDHYAEPEVVEWHFANVNNRWTRRALAAAGFGFPSPKDENNLGRWKPIYSFAPVDSGSGHEPHVAAPRSRDEEEDVISPSKGNTDGAAQVVGRGDGKLAAVQGMNRPFFHIDIAAAVESAILNAESKSEGQTSPANSVIKSG; from the exons ATGCCCAGCAACGTCGGACGAACGCTGGCCAAGGGCCTTGGcatcgatgtcgacgcccgGTACCGTAACGAGCCCACCGAGGTCGTCcagtccgccgccgcctccttccaGTCCGTCGAGCAGTAcgaggagagagagcccaccgtcgccgagtTCCTCCATGCCCACCGGCCGACGgtccacggcgccgtcgcctaCCTCAAGAGCCTGTTCCCCTTCTGGTCCTGGATTTTCCATTACAACGCGACATGGCTGTTGGGAGATGTCATTGCCG GTGTCACggtcggcttcgtcgtcatccccCAGGGCATGGCGTACGCGCTCCTCGCGCAGCTGACGCCCGAGTACGGCCTGTACACGTCCTTCGTCGGCTTCATCCTCTACTGGGCCTTCGCGACGTCCAAGGACATCaccatcggcaccgtcgccgtcatgtcGCAGCTCGTCGGCAACATCGTGCTGCGCGTGCAGGACTCGCACCCGCAGTACGGCGGGCCGCAGATCGCCCAGGCCCTGGCCGTCATCTCGGGCGCCGTGCTGCTcttcatcggcctcgtccggcTCGGCTGGATCGTCGAGTTCATCCCGCTCGTGGCCATCACCTCCTTCATgacgggcgccgccgtcagcatcgccgccggccagatcccggccctcctcggcctgcaggGCGTCAACACGCGCAACCCGACGTACGAGGTCATCATCGACCTGCTCAAGGCCCTGCCCACGGCCcgcatcgacgccgccatggGCCTGTCCGCCCTCTTCCTGCTCTACGCCATCCGCTCCTTCTGCAGTGTCATGTCGAACCGCCAGCCGCACCGCAAGAAGTTCTGGTTCTTCATGTCCACCCTCCGCATGGCCTTTGTCATCCTGCTCTACGTCCTCATCAGCTGGCTCGTCAACCGCCACGTCAACTGGaacgccaagaaggccaagttCAAGATCCTCGGCAAGGTCCCCAGCGGCTTCCAGCACACCGGCGCCCCCAACATCGACACGGAGCTGCTGTCCGCCATCGCCCCGGATCTgcccgtcaccatcatcgtcctcatcatcgaGCACATCGCCATCTCCAAGTCCTTCGGCCGCGTCAACAACTACGTCATCAACCCCTCGCAGgagctggtcgccgtcggcttcaCCAACCTGTTCGGgcccttcctcggcgcctaCCCGGCCACCGGATCCTTCTCCCGCACCGCCATCAAGtccaaggccggcgtccgCACGCCCCTCGCCGGTATCTtcaccgccgtcatcgttCTCCTGGCCCTCTACGCCCTGACGTCGGTCTTCTTCTACATCCCGATGgccaccctcgccggcctcatcatccacgccgtcggcgacctcATCACGCCGCCCAAGGTCGTGTACCAGTTCTGGGAGGTGTCGCCCCTCGAggtcttcatcttcttcgccggcgtGCTGCTCACCATCTTCACCAACATTGAGAACGGCATCTACCTGACCATGTGTGCCTCGGCCGCGCTCCTCCTGGTGCgtctcgccaaggccaagggccacttcctcggccgcgtccgCGTCTACCGCGCCACCAAGGACACGACCGGCAAGGGTGTCCCCTTCAACGACCAAggcgaggccatcgagatcCCCTCGCGCGAGGCCTACGTGCCGCTCGCCAAGGACGATGGAACGAACCCCAACATCGACGTGCAGAGCCCCTACCCGGGAGTCTTTGTCTACCGCTTCGGCGAGGGCTTCAACTACACCAACCAGGCGCACTACatggacggcctcgtcgcgtACGTCCAGAAGCACGCCCGCCGAACGATCCTCGACCGGTACGAGAAGCTTGGT GACCGTCCCTGGAACGACCCCGGCCCGCGCCGTGGTGCCAAGATCGACATGGATGACAACCGCCCCATCGTCCgggccatcatcctcgactGCTCGGCCGTCAACAACATCGACGTCACGTCCATCCAGGGCCTCATCGACGTGCGCAACCAGCTGGACCACTacgccgagcccgaggtgGTCGAGTGGCACTTCgccaacgtcaacaaccGCTGGACGcgccgcgccctcgccgccgccggtttCGGCTTCCCCTCGCCTAAGGATGAGAACAACCTGGGCCGGTGGAAGCCCATCTACAGCTTCGCGCCCGTCGACTCGGGCTCGGGCCACGAGCCGCACGTCGCGGCGCCGCGCAgccgcgacgaggaggaggacgtcaTCTCGCCGAGCAAGGGCAACACcgacggcgcggcgcaggtcgtgggccgcggcgacggcaagctcgccgccgtgcAGGGCATGAACAGGCCTTTCTTCCacatcgacatcgccgccgctgttgaGAGCGCCATCCTGAACGCCGAGAGCAAGAGCGAGGGCcagacgtcgccggcgaacTCGGTCATCAAGAGTGGTTAG